Proteins from a genomic interval of Thermoanaerobacterium thermosaccharolyticum DSM 571:
- a CDS encoding AraC family transcriptional regulator, whose amino-acid sequence MVFFQKHGVNEKDLFRFFSLKNYQFPFHFHRAYELIYINNGRLSVSIGKKEYILEQNDLAFIFSNQMHEFKTIDFSDITITLFSPELIGDFYMNYKGMIPDDNILHLDRYIDFNELNSIYSKKSFLYSICDKLVKQKSFIPVKQSAQTKVLYKMLLYIEQNYSNVCTLKNVAEHLNYDYPYLSKLFVQQMDMTFTEYLNNYRISQACYMLKNSNLSIGEIASNCGYNNLRTFHRNFRRITNMSPKEYQKLD is encoded by the coding sequence ATGGTCTTTTTTCAAAAACACGGTGTAAATGAAAAAGATCTGTTCCGCTTCTTTTCGCTGAAGAATTATCAATTCCCATTTCATTTTCACAGGGCTTATGAATTAATATATATCAACAATGGACGATTATCTGTGTCAATTGGCAAAAAAGAATACATATTGGAGCAAAATGATTTAGCTTTTATCTTTTCAAATCAGATGCATGAATTTAAGACAATTGATTTTTCTGATATTACAATTACTCTTTTTTCTCCTGAGCTTATCGGAGATTTTTACATGAATTACAAAGGCATGATCCCTGACGATAATATATTACATTTAGATAGATATATAGATTTTAATGAGCTTAATTCCATCTACAGCAAAAAAAGCTTTCTATATTCGATATGCGATAAATTGGTAAAGCAGAAGTCATTCATCCCAGTTAAACAATCAGCACAAACAAAAGTACTCTACAAAATGCTGCTTTATATTGAGCAAAATTATTCAAATGTTTGTACATTAAAGAACGTTGCAGAACATCTAAATTACGATTATCCATATTTATCAAAATTATTTGTCCAGCAGATGGATATGACTTTTACTGAATATCTAAATAACTATCGCATTTCGCAGGCATGTTATATGCTAAAAAACAGCAATCTTTCTATTGGCGAAATTGCTTCTAATTGTGGATATAACAATTTAAGAACATTCCATAGAAACTTTAGGAGAATTACTAATATGTCTCCTAAAGAGTACCAAAAATTAGATTAA
- a CDS encoding protein kinase domain-containing protein, protein MLKNGDVLVGIYNGRKYIVDRRLGCGGVADVYLVHDENNFKYALKTSDDLISITREFKVLSSLKNCKFAPYIFDLDDALLYNKIYHYIIVEYIEGCNLDRLAKRGIAIDYASLILTEILNILLELKRAGIYYTDLKPSNIMVDQKKERIVLIDYGSTTGANDIVKEFTPDFDRASWRVGLRRADSGYLSFEAGMLFIYLVTGQLMSHDSHSIAEVLKYSKKKLGRFYIAIMKALNGTYDLNRLYVNFKNNCFNERVSLYLNYMLFISVIIFVILMILAV, encoded by the coding sequence ATGTTAAAAAACGGTGATGTTTTAGTAGGCATATACAATGGCCGCAAATATATAGTCGATAGAAGGCTTGGATGTGGCGGTGTAGCTGATGTGTACCTTGTACATGACGAAAACAACTTTAAATACGCGTTGAAAACAAGCGATGACTTAATAAGCATAACAAGGGAATTTAAAGTGTTGTCATCATTGAAAAATTGTAAGTTTGCACCTTATATATTTGATTTAGATGATGCATTATTGTATAATAAAATATACCATTATATTATTGTTGAGTACATTGAAGGATGCAATCTAGATAGATTAGCCAAAAGAGGTATTGCCATAGACTATGCATCACTTATATTAACTGAGATTTTGAATATTCTTCTTGAGTTAAAGAGAGCAGGTATATATTATACGGATTTAAAGCCATCTAACATAATGGTTGATCAAAAAAAGGAGCGTATAGTGCTTATTGATTATGGCTCTACAACGGGTGCAAATGATATCGTAAAAGAATTCACTCCGGATTTTGATAGAGCCAGCTGGAGAGTTGGCTTAAGAAGAGCAGATTCAGGATATCTTTCATTTGAAGCTGGTATGCTTTTTATATACCTTGTTACAGGGCAATTGATGAGTCATGATTCACATTCAATAGCAGAAGTGCTTAAATATTCAAAAAAGAAGCTGGGGAGATTCTATATCGCCATTATGAAAGCACTGAATGGGACATATGATTTAAATAGATTGTACGTGAATTTTAAAAATAACTGTTTCAATGAGAGAGTGTCACTGTATTTAAATTATATGCTTTTTATATCAGTGATAATATTTGTGATACTTATGATATTGGCTGTGTAG
- the tilS gene encoding tRNA lysidine(34) synthetase TilS — protein sequence MIESAVKTIKEYNMIDKGDSIVVGVSGGPDSICLINLLSEFKEKYNLRLYVVHVNHMLRGIDADNDASFVEGVCRGMGIPFFLFKEDVKKYALEKGLSEEAAGREVRYKAFHEIFEKVNADKIAVAHNKNDVAETILLNILRGAGTAGLIGIKPVNGNIIRPLIRTTRDEILDYLKSKNIKFVVDATNKEDVYRRNRIRLKLIPFIEENFGIDIVENLYRTSQIILDDEDYLNEECEKIFKKISIFNEESVMLDIDEIKKLHDSLKKRLIRMAYKAIRGDTNELTYKHVEDALKLIDKQTSSKIDLPFEIEVIKSYNNLIFRKRTFIVPNQIEVKLKIPGITDAGCLGTYKAEIIDREAVEGFNLGKYHKLFDMDMLDGDITLRYRRSGDYIAPLNMKGTKTLKEYFIDEKVPKEMRDKIPLLAIDNCIVWIVGYRMSDKYKVRDGTKKVLSIQYIKDG from the coding sequence ATGATAGAAAGCGCCGTAAAAACAATAAAAGAGTATAATATGATTGACAAGGGAGATAGCATTGTGGTAGGTGTATCGGGTGGTCCTGATTCAATCTGCCTTATAAATTTGTTGTCTGAGTTTAAAGAAAAGTACAATCTTAGGTTGTACGTGGTTCACGTGAACCACATGTTAAGAGGAATTGATGCTGACAACGATGCCTCATTTGTAGAGGGCGTCTGTAGAGGGATGGGTATCCCATTTTTTTTATTTAAAGAAGATGTAAAAAAATATGCTTTAGAAAAAGGCTTGTCAGAGGAAGCTGCTGGACGGGAAGTAAGGTATAAAGCATTTCATGAGATATTTGAAAAAGTCAATGCGGATAAGATTGCTGTTGCCCATAATAAAAACGATGTTGCAGAGACTATTCTCTTAAATATTTTGAGGGGTGCAGGTACAGCAGGGCTTATCGGGATAAAGCCTGTAAACGGCAATATAATAAGGCCACTTATTAGGACGACAAGAGATGAAATACTTGACTACTTGAAATCAAAAAATATTAAGTTTGTGGTAGATGCCACAAATAAAGAAGATGTGTATAGAAGAAACCGAATAAGGCTAAAATTGATACCATTTATTGAAGAAAATTTCGGCATAGACATAGTTGAAAATTTATATAGAACATCTCAGATAATTTTAGATGATGAAGATTACTTGAATGAAGAATGTGAGAAAATATTTAAAAAGATTTCAATCTTCAATGAGGAAAGTGTGATGTTAGACATCGATGAAATAAAAAAACTGCATGATTCGCTTAAAAAAAGGCTTATAAGGATGGCTTATAAGGCTATAAGAGGTGATACAAATGAGCTTACGTACAAACATGTAGAAGATGCTTTGAAGCTTATTGATAAACAGACGTCGTCAAAAATTGATTTACCCTTTGAAATTGAAGTGATAAAAAGCTATAATAATCTTATATTTAGAAAAAGAACATTTATAGTGCCTAATCAGATTGAAGTAAAGCTAAAAATACCCGGCATTACTGATGCAGGATGTTTAGGTACTTATAAGGCGGAAATAATAGATAGAGAAGCTGTAGAAGGGTTTAATTTGGGGAAATACCATAAATTATTTGATATGGACATGCTGGATGGCGATATAACATTAAGGTACAGGAGAAGTGGAGATTATATTGCACCATTAAACATGAAAGGCACAAAAACATTAAAAGAGTATTTTATTGATGAAAAAGTGCCGAAAGAAATGAGGGATAAAATACCTTTACTTGCTATTGATAATTGCATAGTATGGATAGTCGGATACAGAATGTCCGATAAATATAAAGTAAGGGATGGTACAAAAAAAGTACTGTCTATTCAATATATTAAAGATGGTTAA
- the ftsH gene encoding ATP-dependent zinc metalloprotease FtsH, whose amino-acid sequence MNKTIRGIVIWILIIIALYAMVQLYTDNVKQPTIIDVTELYSQVIKGNVSELTISGTSVTGTLKDGTTFSSNVPEVSSFMQLLTPYIKEGKISVKSEPPQSAPWWYSLLPTLFMVAVLVVLWYVFMQQAQGGGGNRVMSFGKSRAKMITDEKKKVTFNDVAGADEEKEELQEIVEFLKFPKKFLDLGARIPKGVLLVGPPGTGKTLLAKAVAGEAGVPFFSISGSDFVEMFVGVGASRVRDLFEQAKKNSPCIIFIDEIDAVGRHRGAGLGGGHDEREQTLNQLLVEMDGFSVNEGIIVIAATNRPDILDPALLRPGRFDRHVTVGVPDIKGREEILKVHSRNKPLAPDVSLKVLARRTPGFTGADIENLMNEAALLTARKGMKQITMVELEEAITRVIAGPEKRSRVISERDKKLVSYHEAGHAVVAKLLPNTPPVHEVTIIPRGRAGGYTMLLPEEDKYYMSKSEMMDEIVHLLGGRVAESLVLNDISTGAQNDIERATNIARKMVTEYGMSEKLGPMTFGTDNDEIFIGRDLGRTRNYSEEVQYDIDKEMKRIIDECYNKAETLLKENIDKLHRIAQALMAKEKLNAEEFEKYFNGENLDGNQQTDEA is encoded by the coding sequence TTGAATAAAACGATCAGAGGTATCGTTATTTGGATACTGATAATTATTGCTTTATATGCAATGGTACAATTATATACTGATAATGTAAAACAACCGACGATAATTGATGTTACAGAGCTTTACAGCCAAGTAATAAAAGGCAATGTTTCTGAGTTGACAATATCAGGTACAAGTGTGACAGGCACTTTAAAAGACGGTACTACATTTAGTAGCAATGTGCCTGAAGTGTCTTCGTTTATGCAATTGCTAACGCCATATATAAAAGAAGGCAAGATTTCTGTTAAAAGTGAACCTCCTCAAAGCGCACCATGGTGGTATTCGCTTTTGCCAACGCTGTTTATGGTTGCTGTTCTAGTAGTGCTTTGGTATGTTTTTATGCAGCAGGCGCAAGGCGGTGGTGGCAACAGAGTCATGTCATTTGGCAAAAGCCGTGCAAAGATGATAACGGATGAGAAGAAGAAAGTTACGTTTAATGATGTGGCTGGTGCTGACGAGGAAAAGGAAGAGCTTCAGGAGATAGTAGAATTTCTCAAGTTCCCAAAAAAGTTTTTGGACTTAGGTGCTCGCATACCGAAGGGTGTGCTTTTAGTAGGTCCTCCAGGGACAGGTAAGACTTTGCTTGCAAAAGCTGTCGCAGGTGAAGCAGGTGTTCCGTTCTTTAGTATAAGCGGTTCTGATTTTGTTGAAATGTTTGTAGGCGTAGGCGCATCAAGAGTAAGGGACCTTTTTGAACAAGCCAAGAAAAATTCGCCTTGTATAATATTTATAGATGAGATTGATGCAGTAGGACGCCATAGAGGCGCAGGCTTAGGTGGTGGCCACGATGAAAGGGAGCAGACTCTAAATCAGCTGCTTGTTGAAATGGATGGTTTTAGCGTTAATGAGGGTATCATAGTGATTGCAGCGACAAACAGGCCAGATATCCTTGACCCGGCGCTTTTAAGGCCTGGCAGGTTTGATAGGCATGTAACTGTCGGTGTTCCAGATATCAAAGGAAGAGAGGAGATCTTGAAAGTTCATTCTAGGAATAAACCTCTTGCACCTGACGTATCATTGAAGGTTTTAGCCAGGAGAACACCTGGTTTTACAGGTGCTGATATAGAAAATCTCATGAATGAAGCGGCACTATTAACTGCAAGGAAGGGCATGAAGCAGATAACAATGGTAGAGCTGGAAGAGGCTATTACAAGAGTCATAGCTGGTCCTGAAAAGAGAAGTAGAGTAATATCGGAGAGGGACAAAAAGCTTGTTTCATATCATGAAGCTGGTCATGCTGTCGTTGCAAAGCTACTTCCAAATACGCCGCCTGTTCATGAAGTGACGATTATTCCAAGAGGAAGAGCCGGTGGCTATACGATGCTGCTTCCTGAGGAAGACAAGTACTACATGTCAAAGTCAGAAATGATGGATGAGATTGTTCATCTTTTGGGAGGTCGTGTCGCTGAGAGTCTTGTTTTAAATGACATATCCACAGGAGCACAAAATGACATAGAGAGGGCAACGAATATTGCTAGAAAGATGGTTACAGAATACGGCATGAGCGAGAAATTAGGTCCTATGACTTTCGGCACCGACAACGATGAGATATTCATCGGAAGAGATTTGGGCAGGACACGCAATTACAGTGAAGAAGTTCAATACGACATTGACAAAGAGATGAAAAGAATCATCGATGAATGCTACAACAAAGCTGAAACCCTATTAAAAGAAAATATAGATAAGCTTCATAGGATTGCGCAGGCATTGATGGCAAAAGAAAAGCTCAATGCAGAGGAATTTGAAAAATATTTTAACGGTGAAAATTTGGATGGCAATCAACAAACTGATGAAGCATGA
- the hpt gene encoding hypoxanthine phosphoribosyltransferase — protein sequence MENLAKDIDEILITEEELKQKIKELGSQITKDYEGKKLMLVGVLKGAVMFMADLSRCIDLPLSLDFMAVSSYGSSTHSSGIVKIIKDLDISIEGKDVLIVEDIIDSGLTLSYLRKTLLGRKPKSLKICTILDKPERREADVKVDYVGFKIPDKFVVGYGLDFDEKYRNLPFIGVLKPELYS from the coding sequence ATGGAAAATCTAGCAAAAGACATCGATGAGATATTGATAACGGAGGAAGAGTTGAAGCAGAAAATAAAAGAGCTTGGCAGTCAAATAACAAAGGACTACGAAGGTAAAAAACTGATGCTTGTAGGGGTTTTAAAAGGAGCTGTAATGTTTATGGCTGACCTTTCCAGATGCATAGACTTGCCGCTATCTCTTGACTTTATGGCTGTTTCAAGCTATGGAAGTTCTACTCATTCATCAGGAATTGTAAAGATAATTAAGGACCTTGATATAAGCATTGAAGGCAAAGACGTTCTTATAGTAGAAGATATAATAGACAGCGGTTTGACGTTATCTTATTTAAGGAAAACGCTGCTTGGAAGAAAACCAAAGAGCCTTAAGATATGTACGATACTTGATAAGCCTGAGAGAAGAGAAGCTGATGTGAAGGTTGATTACGTAGGATTTAAGATACCTGATAAATTTGTCGTGGGGTATGGATTGGACTTCGACGAGAAGTACAGAAATCTTCCTTTTATTGGCGTTTTGAAGCCGGAACTGTACAGTTAA
- a CDS encoding right-handed parallel beta-helix repeat-containing protein, with the protein MEYHVAKTGSDQGKGTLKDPFLTINKAASVAMAGDTIIVHEGVYREWVKPKYKGLSDKRRITYKAAEGEKVVIKGSERIQSWHHVEGNVWKCQLPNSFFGEFNPYKEEVFGDWLLTVEEKKHLGDVYLNGMSFYEVTSYEQLIDPQVRTEIIDHWTQKIVPVHNVEQTKYVWYAEVDSEKTTIYANFQGADPNEEFVEINVRRSCFYPVETGIDYITVKGFEMAHAATPWAPPTADQPGLIGPNWSKGWIIEDNIIHDAKCSAISIGKEATTGHNYRSIRKDKPGYQYQLEAVFSAERNGWSKEKIGSHIIRNNTIYDCGQNAIVGHLGCVFSEIYNNHIYNIALKREFYGHEIAGIKLHAAIDVQIYHNRIHDCSLGLWLDWEAQGTRVSKNLFYNNNRDIFVEVSHGPYVVDHNILASEYAIDNMSQGGAYINNLIAGKMNQRKVLNRSTQYHLPHSTKVAGFAFVYGGDDRFYNNIFIGKDGVENVGTSHYQNYTTSLEEYIEKVNAVPGDLGEFERVEQPVYINKNAYFNGAEPFEREKDKLVDREFDPKFSIIEKGDEVYLSCQLPDDFGDIVGDIHSTKTLERVRIVDAEFESPDGKELILDTDYLNLKKSESSPIGPITLLKKGDNYIKVW; encoded by the coding sequence ATGGAATATCATGTAGCGAAAACCGGTTCAGATCAGGGCAAAGGGACACTGAAAGATCCGTTTTTGACTATAAATAAGGCTGCTTCTGTTGCAATGGCTGGAGACACAATTATAGTCCATGAAGGAGTGTACCGTGAATGGGTAAAACCTAAGTATAAAGGATTAAGCGACAAAAGAAGGATTACATACAAAGCGGCAGAAGGTGAAAAAGTAGTTATAAAGGGTTCTGAACGGATTCAAAGCTGGCATCATGTAGAAGGTAACGTCTGGAAATGCCAGTTGCCAAATTCCTTTTTTGGTGAGTTTAACCCGTATAAAGAAGAGGTGTTTGGAGATTGGTTGCTTACTGTGGAGGAAAAGAAGCATCTGGGGGATGTGTATCTAAATGGCATGTCATTTTATGAAGTTACAAGCTATGAGCAGTTGATTGACCCACAGGTTAGGACAGAAATTATTGATCATTGGACGCAAAAAATTGTACCTGTTCACAATGTAGAACAGACAAAATATGTTTGGTATGCCGAAGTAGATTCGGAAAAGACTACGATTTATGCGAATTTTCAAGGTGCCGATCCAAATGAAGAATTTGTCGAGATAAATGTCAGGAGATCGTGTTTCTATCCTGTCGAAACAGGTATAGACTATATTACCGTCAAAGGCTTTGAGATGGCACATGCGGCAACACCATGGGCACCTCCAACAGCCGACCAGCCAGGGCTTATAGGTCCAAATTGGAGTAAAGGATGGATAATCGAGGACAATATTATCCACGATGCTAAATGCAGCGCTATCAGTATCGGCAAAGAAGCCACAACAGGCCACAACTATCGTTCTATACGGAAGGATAAGCCCGGATATCAATATCAATTAGAAGCTGTTTTTAGTGCCGAGCGCAATGGTTGGTCTAAAGAAAAGATAGGTTCACATATTATCAGAAACAATACAATTTACGATTGCGGGCAAAATGCAATTGTTGGACATTTAGGATGTGTCTTTAGTGAGATCTATAATAATCATATTTACAACATTGCTTTAAAGCGAGAATTCTACGGGCATGAAATAGCTGGTATAAAGCTACATGCGGCTATAGACGTACAGATTTATCATAACCGTATTCATGATTGTTCATTAGGATTATGGCTAGATTGGGAAGCACAGGGGACAAGGGTTAGCAAAAACTTGTTTTACAATAATAACAGGGATATATTTGTTGAGGTAAGTCATGGGCCATACGTCGTGGATCATAATATACTGGCTTCAGAATATGCTATTGATAATATGTCGCAAGGTGGAGCATATATAAATAATTTAATTGCAGGCAAGATGAATCAACGAAAGGTGTTAAATCGTTCAACTCAATATCACCTTCCACACAGCACTAAAGTTGCAGGGTTTGCATTCGTCTATGGTGGAGACGACCGCTTCTACAACAATATCTTCATCGGAAAAGACGGAGTAGAAAATGTTGGCACTTCCCATTATCAAAACTATACCACGTCTTTAGAAGAGTATATTGAAAAAGTTAATGCAGTACCTGGAGACTTAGGAGAATTTGAGCGCGTCGAGCAACCTGTTTATATTAATAAAAATGCATACTTCAATGGAGCAGAACCATTTGAAAGAGAGAAGGACAAGCTGGTTGATAGGGAGTTTGATCCAAAGTTCAGCATTATTGAAAAAGGAGACGAGGTTTATCTTTCATGTCAATTGCCAGATGATTTCGGAGACATTGTAGGTGATATTCATTCAACAAAGACATTGGAAAGAGTGCGCATTGTTGACGCTGAGTTTGAGAGCCCTGACGGTAAAGAATTGATCTTAGACACCGACTATCTGAATTTAAAAAAATCGGAAAGCAGTCCTATAGGGCCGATTACACTTTTGAAAAAAGGCGATAATTATATTAAAGTTTGGTGA
- a CDS encoding ATP-binding protein, which translates to MDEVLKSSEESKYKWIFDLIDESHKFIMLKNFEGEIIYINSVLLRLLGFNHDDIGENYDFFFKNFFLNDAKKIDENIYDITLNSRYGFTLRFKMVDNFLDSDDGSRICIISTLNFVRSEFNSVHDINAYLDLLYNRFKIIDMVDTGIILIDKRKHIEYLNKAACNLINVDYKKIFHKDIVKLLKSLDESIEFDEIMSKKIVVYNIKSSGRFLSIEVADTYDDKFFCLIIKDVTEKLRFGEIIEKSEKFNLMGALAASLIHEIKNSITSIRGFLQLMQIKEKGDPAYFDTIINESDRIIDLAMSYLGVVRNSQNENETDLNELIEKYMVLIEAEAKQRQIEIVKKLNEVPMVKMDNNQLKQILLNIFQNSFQAIGIGGKICLTTRFNSYKNKVIIKIADNGCGIDRENLKKVMMPLFTTKKDGTGLGLPICKNILSKYGGDLRILSKKGVGTIVNIYLELRR; encoded by the coding sequence ATGGATGAAGTGCTAAAATCATCAGAAGAGTCAAAATATAAATGGATTTTCGATTTGATTGACGAATCACATAAATTTATTATGCTTAAAAATTTTGAAGGGGAAATAATTTATATAAACAGCGTTCTTTTAAGATTGTTAGGCTTTAATCATGATGATATAGGTGAAAATTATGATTTCTTTTTTAAAAATTTCTTTCTTAATGATGCTAAAAAAATTGATGAAAATATTTATGACATAACTTTAAATTCTAGGTATGGATTTACATTGAGATTTAAAATGGTTGATAATTTTTTAGACTCGGATGATGGCAGTAGGATTTGCATAATTTCGACACTTAATTTTGTAAGAAGCGAGTTTAATTCTGTGCATGACATAAATGCTTATTTGGATTTGCTGTACAACAGATTTAAGATTATTGACATGGTTGACACAGGGATTATATTAATTGATAAGAGAAAGCATATAGAGTACCTAAATAAAGCTGCCTGTAATCTTATAAATGTAGACTATAAAAAAATTTTTCATAAAGACATAGTGAAATTATTGAAGTCATTAGATGAAAGTATAGAATTTGATGAAATAATGAGTAAAAAGATTGTGGTGTACAATATAAAGAGCAGTGGTCGATTTTTGTCGATAGAGGTAGCTGACACGTACGATGATAAGTTTTTTTGCTTGATTATAAAAGATGTGACAGAAAAATTGAGATTTGGAGAGATCATAGAAAAAAGCGAAAAGTTTAATTTAATGGGAGCACTTGCAGCATCCCTTATTCACGAAATAAAAAATTCTATTACATCTATAAGAGGTTTCTTACAGTTGATGCAGATTAAAGAGAAAGGTGATCCAGCATATTTCGATACGATAATAAACGAGTCGGATAGAATAATAGATTTAGCCATGAGCTATTTAGGTGTTGTGAGAAACAGTCAAAATGAAAATGAAACTGATTTAAATGAATTAATAGAAAAATACATGGTATTGATAGAAGCGGAGGCTAAGCAGAGGCAGATAGAAATAGTTAAAAAGCTGAATGAAGTGCCTATGGTAAAAATGGATAACAATCAACTGAAGCAAATTCTTTTGAATATTTTTCAAAATTCGTTTCAAGCAATAGGAATTGGCGGCAAAATATGTTTGACTACGAGATTTAATTCTTATAAAAATAAGGTTATAATAAAGATAGCAGATAACGGCTGCGGAATAGATAGAGAGAATTTGAAAAAAGTTATGATGCCCCTTTTTACAACTAAAAAAGATGGGACAGGACTGGGACTGCCTATTTGTAAAAATATTTTAAGCAAATACGGCGGTGATTTAAGGATATTGAGTAAAAAAGGTGTTGGAACAATAGTTAATATCTATTTAGAATTGAGAAGATAA
- a CDS encoding vWA domain-containing protein has product MSIRQIIVVTDGKSNVGGNPADAAYLANKKGITVSAIGIVDDGNLSHKEIKDIANWGGGVYDIIYSDEFIKSLSAITQKSAEKTIYKTLDSELMRLIGKNIEGLHPVLRSQIIDYIDKLLDMSNLKCAILLDLSGSMKNKLKKAVNGITDLLSTFKARRGKSELCLIGFPGENNVYAKILCPFTARISDIEFCLDDIKAGGNTPTYYAIEIAASLFENEINTMRYIV; this is encoded by the coding sequence ATGTCAATTAGGCAGATTATTGTGGTAACAGACGGAAAGTCCAATGTAGGCGGTAATCCGGCGGATGCTGCGTATTTAGCCAATAAAAAAGGAATTACTGTAAGTGCGATAGGCATCGTTGATGATGGAAATCTGTCTCATAAAGAAATAAAGGATATAGCAAATTGGGGCGGTGGTGTATATGACATAATATATTCTGATGAATTTATAAAGTCTTTGTCGGCAATTACGCAGAAATCAGCCGAAAAAACTATATACAAGACGTTAGATAGCGAATTGATGAGGCTTATTGGTAAAAACATAGAAGGGCTGCATCCCGTTTTAAGGTCTCAGATTATAGACTACATAGATAAACTTCTTGATATGTCTAATCTTAAATGTGCTATTTTGCTTGATCTAAGTGGCAGCATGAAGAACAAGCTTAAAAAAGCCGTAAATGGTATTACGGATCTTTTAAGTACATTCAAAGCTAGAAGGGGCAAAAGCGAATTGTGTTTAATAGGATTTCCGGGTGAAAATAACGTTTATGCCAAGATTCTTTGTCCTTTTACTGCAAGGATATCAGATATAGAATTTTGTCTTGATGACATTAAAGCAGGTGGCAACACACCGACGTATTATGCTATAGAAATAGCTGCATCGCTTTTTGAAAATGAAATAAATACTATGAGATATATTGTGTAA